DNA from Castor canadensis chromosome 3, mCasCan1.hap1v2, whole genome shotgun sequence:
GCAGGCGTCAGGACTGGGGCGGGGTGAGGGTTGGGCCTCCATGCAGCTCAACAGACAGCCAGGCGCACCGACATGTGTTGAGTAAGCCCTACCATTCTCTGGAGATCATAGACTCTGACCATGGCCTTTTTATTTACTTCTCTGGCTAGAATTAGATCCAGGTGGAGGCAGGCTTACCTCCTGGCTGAGTGAGTCCAGCTGGGAGTGGTGAGAGAGCAAGAGGGCAAATAGCTGGGCAAGACACGTGGCTCCAGCGGCAGAACCTGTGGCAGGCCCTCCACAGGTGCCAGGGCAGGGACAGGTGTGGATAATTCTTGGACAGACTGGCATCCAGACAGTTCACTATGGCCACCCTCTGTCCTCCTGAGCCCAAGACTCCTTCAGAGACTCTAGGTGTCCCTCCTCTCAATGTGTCATGACAGACGCTTTTATACACTGATAGattcaatttgctaatattttgttcagGATAtttgcatgcacacatgtatatttGTAGAGGATATGGGTCTGTAGTTTTTCTGAAATACTTTGTCAGGTTTTGGTCTTCAGGGTGTTGTTTATCTTGTGAAATGAGATGGAAATACTAACCCCTCCATTTTCTGGAAGAGCTTATACAGATCGGTAGTGTTTCTTCCCTAAATGTCTGATAGGCTTCATCTGTAAAGATATAGGGGACTGGAATTTCCTTtgtggaaataattttaattatgagTTAAATTTACTTAACATATGGGGCCTTGGGATTTTCTATTCTTCTGTCAGTTTTTTTAACATAAACAGAAGTGGCAAGGCTCCAAGGGGGGTCTCCAAAAAGGAGGAGATCTCTACCTGGCCCTTGGGTTCCAAGTTCATGATGTTGTTGCAAAAAGAACTTTAGGATACATGAAAATAGAGACCAATAACGTTTTTcagcaaagaaaaggaaggtaCACACCCAAGCATGGGTGCAGGCACACCTAAGAAGAGGCATGCTGAGGGCCTCATTGGGAGTATTATGGGGAAAATGTGGTTGTGGGGGTTGGCTTAAATTCACCTAAGGATGAATGTTTGCCCCTTGCTCTGGACTCTGACACATGAAATCGTTTTTGCTCTTACACTGTACTATCAGGCCCAGAGATGTCAAGTCTGCTCGGTTTACTAAATGTGGGTCATTGTgataaaaaatgtcttttccttTAAACAAAGGGGTTTCTCCAAATGCACCTTTTAAGCCAGGTGTCCTTAagataattttttccttctttgcaatCACTTCTGTGATCAAAGGAGTCATTTTATCaactgtttttgcccaggatcaGTGTCTTCCTCTAAGATATTCTTGCTCGTTTCCCAGAATGAGGTCATCATTTTGAAGTGGGCAAAGTCAAAGGGAGAGCTGCTATTTTTACTCTATGTTGCTTCTCAGTGAGGGAGTGAGCAAAAAGCAAGTGGTGCTGTGTGCTTTTCACCAAGCTAGTCACTAGCACAAGGTTTATCTCTGAATTTCTGGCTCCTGTTTCACATGCCTCATTTTCTCTAATCTATGCTGACTCAAATTCTCAAGGAATTTTTCCACTTTATCTATATCGTCAAGTTTATGGAATAAAATTGCTTATAAGATTCACTTTTCAATGTTGTGACAACTTTTTATTCTTAAAGACAGTaatttgttttctctcatttttactTGATCAGAAATTGTGCTACTCAAGATGtttttttctatagttttcctgtaatttctattttacttatttctgttctttatttcttttctccctcttactttggatttaattttctcttgttaatttggaaacacattGCATTTACCTGTACTTGATTTTAGCCAAAGTTCCAAGAAGTGGTACTGCATTTGTCTAATAAGCAAAAACCCATAAACacaggtaaattttaaaaatataataaaatgcttatttggttttgAACTTTAAATGTTTCCTAAACACTGAGAATCAATTAAAGTAGTTAACATATGATAAATTTCTATATATTAGTAAGGAAAATAAGTTCATCTCTGCTGCCTCTCTgatttacagagaaggaaaccagAGCTCTGAGATGGAGCCAAACTGGAACTGAGGCTGTGGCTTGGGAACACCATTGGCCTTTGTCTCTATAACATCTAAGGCCCCTTCTGTACTCCAACCCAGGTTCTCCCTTCacccctttgttcttggattGTGTGACTCCCTCCTGACTTCCAGTCAGTCCCTTAGCCCCAGACTCACCTTTGCAGTTCCTCCAGCCAGAATACCTGAAGGGACAATGCCAGTCCCTGGGTCCCCTAGGATCCAGGACAAGCTGGAATCAGGCAGCAGCCAGGTGGAAGGAGCCCTAGCCAGAGAGACTCCATTAGACCCCTTCCATGCTTCCTTTGTGTCCCCATATTTAGCGACTGTTAGGTCGATGTGGATgggagccaaataacaaagcaagcaggctttattaAGAGCGCGCTCTCTGGCAagttcaccgtccccaaagaacAAGGCCGGGGAAGTCACAcctgagaaatggcagcccagttttttatgatctgggtgaagtcaagagttTAGGGTATTGCAGAACGCTGGGATAGGTTGAGGCCTAGTGAAGGAGGGGCTCAGGGTAATATGGACCTATAGGATAGGTTGAAACCTATTGCCCGACTGCAGAGTTGCCGTGGTAaccagagagggaagaggaagagggagggtggaCTGGAAAGTCCCTGGTCACCATGTGGTGGCTGCCCACGCGACAAACGGCGACCTTGGGTGGCAGTGATGAGAGAAGAACCCAATACCCAATGACAAATGAGCTAATACTTCTAAAGCAGTTCGTTTAATAAACACATTGTTCTCTCCCATTAGcccagagaggcagagggagggagggagagggagggagaaagagggggaagcaaggggagggagagggagagggaggagattgaggggaggggagaaggaaaaggggagagaaagaaaggcttgGAAGGAAGGAGGCGTGGAgacaggcagagggagagagcGCTTTAATGTACTTTGGCACTTTGCCAGGAGTGGGCAGGCCGTGTCCCCACTggctcacagagaagaaaagcaaagaggaagTAAGCCATAGAGCTTTCTCATTCTCTGAGTTGCGAGAAGGACCTCATCATGTGGAGTGAGTCTCCCCTTCCCCCTGGGGCTGGCAGACTGGAAGGAAGGCATGgcgtccccacccccacccaagcAGGGCTCCCTCCATCAACCCACTTTCTCTCCCTAGGACAAGCTGCGTTTGCTGCAGTCGGAGGAGGTTTGTTTCCTGGAGCAGGGAATGCTGCCAGGCTGTGCAGCTGGGCTGGCCTTGTTTACGACCCAGACTGTAATCATCCACTACCTGAGCCACCTGGGTGAAACTGGGTGAAGCATGAGGGCAAGAGAGGGACTCACCAGGGGAAGGCTCACCGggtcccctcctttccttccatatAATGGAACAGCTCCTtggggagggaaaagagggaggacTGCTAAGCAGTGGTTAAGGTCACCCCCATGATTAGACACATACCTCAGGCCCAGTGAAGGATAGCAACTTccccagagtcacacagcaggACAGAGGCAGCACCAGGCCTGGGCCTGATTCTCAGAGGACCTCTTGGACCCCACCTGGCTCTACACTCACTCCTTCTTTACCTTGGGATCCCTGTCCAAGCTGCTGTCTCCCAAATGCTCTGAGCAGATAGCCCCAGAAACTGTGAAGGAATTCCTGAGGGGTCCTGTCCCCTGAGCCCAACCCAACCCAGCTTCTCTTCTCAAAGCTGTGGCAGTGGGGGCTGTGCCTGTGGCGCTGGGTGCCGTGGGCTTCACTGGGGCAGGAATCGCTGCCTCCTCCATAGCGGCCAAGATGATGTCGGCAGCGGCTATTGCCAATGGTGGTGGAGTTGCAGCGGGCAGCCTGGTGGCCACTCTTCAGTCAGTGGGTGAGTGTTGGGGTGGGAGGACCAGAGCCAGGCATGGGCCAAGTCCCAGGGAGGCTTCTAGTGTCTTTCTGCAGTTCCTTGATCCTCGGTGTCCCTGGTCCTTTGTCTCCCCTTCTCTGTCCCTTTGTCCCTTTCTggctcattctgagtgaggtctaGGGTGGAGTGGAGAAGTGTGGGATCACTGGgtagggagaagagagaaggagaccTCGCCCTGCCTAGGCTCTGGGTTCAGCCTTAGCGAACTCTGATATCTGGGTGACTCAGGCAGgtcccttcctttctctggaTCTCAGTGGCCTCCTGTATAAAGTAGGTCTGACTGCGGCTGGCTCTCCTCCATCTCAGTTTGTACAAATCCATCCTGTGTTCTCCCTCTCAGCCACCTCCAGCATCCTCTGTCCAAAGCAGAACCCTGGGGGCTTCAGAAGGGGATGTCAGGGATTTCTGGGCCTCTGGTCACTGCAGGTTACCCACTGTGctcactctctctcctccccagggGCAGCTGGTCTTTCCACATCATCCAACATCCTCCTGGGTTCCATTGGTTCAGCCTTTGGGGCCTGGTTGGGATATTCTTCTTCCTCAGATGGAACCAACGCTGAAAATGACCAGTCCTCTTCAGGGGAAAACCAGGAATAAAGACCACATGCTGACATGCCTCCTGTCTTTGCTTCTTGAGGCTCTGTTTGGAGAGATGTGAGCTGGGGGTTTTGAGTCCTCCAGGGTCTCCCAGCTAGCCTTGCCCTGGAGGGCAGAGGGAGCTGCAGGTTGATCAGGCACACAGTCAGTTGGCAGAAGGCCTTAGGTGGTCCCAACCATAGAAGGGGTGGGCTGTGTGGTCAGGGGCTGTTTGTGACCTTCTATGAGTCTCAGCTTGCCACTGATTGAGTGCTGGATTGGCAGAAGTTCCTGTTGGGAGACAGAGGTGAGGGGTGGCCGGGACACATAGTGAGTCACTGATCCAGAGTTCTCAGTCCTTCCCTATTCCTGACACCAAACACCTAGGATGTGTAAGACGTAAGACATCATTCCTTCTTTGCCTGACCTCATAGTCCTGTTAGGAGGCAGACAAGCAAACAAACCACTGGGAAAATGCTTTGTGGCCAATGTTACAGTTGGCTCTGGGCACCTCAGGGAAAGAGACTAAATCAAGAATGGTCACAACACTGTCTGGAAAATTGAATTTACTCATGACATTCTGGAACCCTGACAATGTAGTCATCTGATGTCTACTGTCCTGGTCCATGTGATAGATACTACAGTGGGTGGGAGGAGTCCCTACTGCTCTCCAGGATTCTCTGATCAGGAGGAACTGGCACTTAGCATAGCAGTGTGACTGACATAGAACACCATGGTTAGTTCAGCAGTGGGCTCCAGCCAAAAACAGGGAGCACAGAGTGGCAGGGATCTATTCtcatggaggggaggggagagacttCCTACAGGAGAGGCAAATGGGCAGGGCATGGAAAGGCATCCAGAAGTCTTAAGAGGACAGAGGTAAGGGAAAGGTGTCTTGGGAAGAAGCAGGTCAGAGTGAAACGTGGAGGAAAATAATGTAATTAGATGATTCCTGATGCAACATGCACTGCGTCTGAACCTTCAacacataaatattttcatttctgctaCCATTCAGATACAAAAAATCCTGACATTTGGCAGTTCTGCTGTTCAAAACATGGTTTACATCTATTGCTTTGAtgaaatgcatattttattattgtatatatgagATACACTTGTGTATCAGGAAATAAGTCTACCAGTGGTCACTATCACTTTCTCCTACACTTAAGAAATCTAAGGCTTTGATTTTTGTCAGCACTTATTATCCTACCACACCAAATACTCTAAATTTTGCTTCAATAGAggctaaattaataaataaaggaCTTCTGTGTGATTTTGATTCTAATTCTTGCTGGCTCCTTTATATGCTAAATGTATTTATGTTCCCTGAGTATAGAAATCCAAAGTGCAATGTATAGGAGAACACTTTATCAAACTACTGTCCTCCAAACTGAATTTGGTAGTAGTGCTAGCATTTTCAGACTTGTGTTCCTGATTGCATCAAGCTGTTATCTGTAAGCAAAGGTAATTAGACATGCCCAGACACTATAACTCCAAGCAGTGCCACTGAAATAAGTTAAAAGATCAGGCATTGGTCACCTAGAGTGTACATCTGCAAAAAAgtacattctcctttatttaaaagacagaataaaatcgggatttatatataaaaataacctATTGACAagatgtatatatagatatacattaTGTATCTTTGAGAAGATCATAAGGAGGGCTCaagcacaagggaggggtgaggataggtaagacacctaaaaaactagctagcatttgttgcccttaacgcagagaaactaaagcagataccttaaaagcaatagaggccaataggaaaatgggaccaggaactagagaaaaggttagatcaaaaagaattaacctagaaggtaacacacatgcacaggaaattaatgtgagtcaactccctgtatagctatccttatctcaaccagcaaaaacccttgttccttcctattatggcttatactctctctacaacaaaattagagataagggcaaaatagtttctgctgggtattgagggggggagaaggagggggcagagtgggtggtaagggagggggtgggggcaggggggagaaatgacccaagccttgtatgcacatatgaataataaaataataaaaaaaaaagaaaaggagataacACGCTCAACAAAGGTGAATGGGATGGTTTTACCTAAATGGGTCAAAAATCGGACGAATAAAGTCaaccatacattaaaaaaaaaaataaggagggCTCAATTGctaaactgtttttcaaaattctaaCCATGACTGTTCTAAGACTTTTATATCCACCATTGTGATTCTTctctaaagttttttttaatttgtgtctcttctttttttttaaattgttttattattcatttgtgcatacaacgcttgggtcatttctcccccctgactcacctgctcccttaccacccactcctccccctccctctcccccccaccccctcaatacccggcagaaactattttgcccttatctgtaattttgttgaagagagagtataagcaataacaggaaggaacaagggtttttgctggttgagataaggatagctatagagggctTTAACTcaccacattgatttcctgtgcgtgtgtgttaccttctaggttaattctttagAATTAAcctcttgatctaaacttttctctagttcctggtccacttctccgattggcctcagttgcttttaaggtatctgctttagtttctctgcattaagggcaacaaatgctagctaattttttaggtgtcttacctatcctcacccctcccttgtgtgctctcgcttttatcatgtgctcaaagtccaatccccttgttgtgtttgcccttgatctaatgtccacatatgagggagaacatacaatttttggtcttttgggccaagctaacctcactcagaatgatgttctccaattccatccatttaccagcaaatgataaaatttcgttcttcttcatggttgcataaaattccattgtgtatagataccacattttcttgatccattcatcagtagtggggcatcttggctgtttccatcacttggctattgtgaatagtgccgcaataaacatgggtgtgcaggtgcctctggagtaacctgtgtcacagtcttttgggtatatccccaagagtggtattgctggatcaaatggtagatcaatgtctagctttttaagtagcttccaaatttttttccagagtggttatactagtttacattcccaccaacagtgtaagagggttcctttttccctgaatcctcaccaaca
Protein-coding regions in this window:
- the Ifi27l2 gene encoding interferon alpha-inducible protein 27-like protein 2 isoform X1 — its product is MWRQAAFAAVGGGLFPGAGNAARLCSWAGLVYDPDSVAVGAVPVALGAVGFTGAGIAASSIAAKMMSAAAIANGGGVAAGSLVATLQSVGAAGLSTSSNILLGSIGSAFGAWLGYSSSSDGTNAENDQSSSGENQE
- the Ifi27l2 gene encoding interferon alpha-inducible protein 27-like protein 2 isoform X2 is translated as MWRQAAFAAVGGAVAVGAVPVALGAVGFTGAGIAASSIAAKMMSAAAIANGGGVAAGSLVATLQSVGAAGLSTSSNILLGSIGSAFGAWLGYSSSSDGTNAENDQSSSGENQE